A genomic segment from Glycine max cultivar Williams 82 chromosome 1, Glycine_max_v4.0, whole genome shotgun sequence encodes:
- the LOC102660251 gene encoding uncharacterized protein At2g29880 has protein sequence MEDTNELLHLLVDAMNRGLRDANESLSKQNVERIILPQLNAKTKFPKTYSHYLSRMKWFRNQYNMMSTLMRNNSGFGWDPIGKTFTAHEDVWKYYLKSHPSHSKLRGKSMVDYEYLKIVVGGGVSSGNNSISVDPDDTDATTFEPENRTVGIEEFSYDPNSDTFITPNNYEPAYQPPSPNQPSPPSHPPLDSEVPIEKQNCHKRRRSEYGGSSSAVGINNQGNVLENLSVGIGTIAIY, from the exons ATGGAGGATACCAATGAGTTGTTGCACCTCTTGGTGGATGCTATGAATAGGGGATTGCGTGATGCCAATGAGTCACTTAGCAAACAAAATGTAGAACGAATAATACTTCCTCAACTCAATGCAAAAACTAAATTCCCTAAAACTTATAGTCATTATTTGAGTCGGATGAAGTGGTTTCGAAACCAGTATAACATGATGTCAACCCTTATGCGCAACAACTCTGGCTTTGGATGGGACCCAATTGGAAAAACTTTCACTGCTCATGAGGATGTATGGAAATATTACTTAAAG tcccaCCCAAGTCACAGCAAACTTCGAGGAAAAAGTATGGTTGATTATGAGTATTTGAAGATCGTTGTTGGGGGTGGAGTTTCTAGCGGGAATAATTCTATATCAGTCGATCCAGATGATACTGATGCAACAACTTTTGAGCCAGAAAATAGAACTGTTGGGATAGAAGAATTTTCATATGATCCTAATAGTGATACATTTATAACACCAAATAACTATGAACCAGCATATCAGCCTCCATCACCAAACCAACCAAGTCCACCATCCCACCCCCCTTTAGATTCAGAGGTTCccatagaaaaacaaaactgtcacAAGCGAAGGAGATCCGAGTATGGAGGGAGTTCAAGCGCTGTTGGGATCAACAATCAAGGCAACGTTCTGGAAAATCTTTCTGTTGGCATTGGGACTATtgct ATATATTAA
- the LOC100500101 gene encoding macrophage migration inhibitory factor homolog: MPCLNLNTNVSLDGVDTSSILAEATSSVANIIGKPAAYVMIVLKGSVPIAFGGNEQPAAYGELVSIGGLNPSVNKELSAAIASILETKLSVPKSRFFLKFYDTKGSNFGWNGSTF, encoded by the exons atgccGTGCCTCAACCTCAACACCAACGTGTCCCTCGACGGCGTCGACACCTCTTCCATCCTCGCCGAAGCCACCTCCTCCGTTGCCAACATCATCGGCAAACCCGCGGCC TATGTGATGATTGTACTGAAAGGATCAGTACCCATAGCTTTTGGTGGGAATGAACAGCCAGCAGCTTATGGAGAATTGGTGTCCATTGGTGGTCTTAACCCTAGTGTAAACAAGGAACTTAGTGCTGCAATTGCTTCAATTCTGGAAACCAAATTGTCGGTGCCCAAGTCACGGTTCTTCTTGAAATTCTATGACACCAAG GGTTCCAACTTTGGATGGAATGGATCTACATTCTGA
- the LOC100804273 gene encoding PRA1 family protein B4, translating into MSSTAAPVLPISNPQTTAAGGGAIEAPANNPAFRAFINNLSASLRHGLDQRRPWSELGDRSAFSKPESFSEATLRVRKNFSYFRVNYYAVVSLILAVSLLTNPFSLILLVGLLASWTFLYLFRPSDQPLVILGRTFSDFETLALLSAFTVFVVFLTSVGSVLVSALMLGVAVVCLHGAFRVPEDLFLDDQDNSQATGFLSFLRGPAASATAVPTVAARV; encoded by the coding sequence ATGTCCTCCACCGCGGCTCCCGTCCTTCCCATATCCAACCCCCAAACCACCGCCGCAGGCGGCGGCGCCATCGAGGCTCCGGCGAACAACCCGGCCTTCCGCGCCTTCATCAACAACCTCTCCGCGTCCCTCCGACACGGCCTCGACCAGCGCCGCCCGTGGTCGGAGCTCGGGGACCGCTCCGCGTTCTCGAAGCCCGAGTCCTTCTCCGAAGCCACCCTCCGCGTCCGCAAGAACTTCTCCTACTTCCGCGTCAACTACTACGCCGTCGTTTCACTCATTCTCGCAGTCTCTCTCCTCACCAATCCTTTCTCTCTCATCCTCCTCGTCGGCCTCCTCGCCTCCTGGACCTTCCTCTACCTCTTCCGTCCGTCAGATCAACCACTCGTTATTCTTGGCAGAACTTTTTCAGATTTCGAAACCCTAGCGCTCCTCTCCGCCTTCACCGTCTTCGTCGTCTTCCTCACCAGCGTTGGATCTGTTCTCGTCTCCGCTCTCATGCTTGGCGTCGCCGTCGTCTGCCTCCACGGCGCGTTCCGCGTGCCGGAGGATCTGTTTCTTGACGACCAGGACAACTCTCAGGCCACCGGATTCCTCTCCTTCCTCCGCGGCCCTGCCGCCTCCGCCACCGCTGTTCCCACCGTTGCCGCACGCGtttaa
- the LOC102663312 gene encoding uncharacterized protein translates to MYVLSGWEGSAHDSKVLSDALARKNGLKVPQGKYYLVDCGFPNRRKFLAPYRGVRYHLQDFAGHGNDPENEKELFNLRHASLRNVIERIFGIFKSRFTIFKSAPPFLFKTQAELVLACAALHNFLRKECRSDEFPVEPTDESSSSSSVLPNYEDNDHEPIVQTQEQKREDANIWRTNIGSDMWRNANN, encoded by the coding sequence ATGTACGTTCTTAGCGGGTGGGAGGGTTCAGCACATGATTCCAAGGTGTTAAGTGATGCTTTGGCAAGGAAGAATGGACTTAAAGTGCCCCAAGGTAAGTATTATCTGGTGGATTGTGGATTTCCTAATCGACGCAAATTTTTAGCCCCATATCGAGGTGTACGATATCATCTACAAGATTTTGCAGGTCACGGTAATGACcctgaaaatgaaaaggaattatTTAATCTTCGGCATGCATCCTTAAGGAATGTGATTGAGAGGATATTTGGTATTTTTAAATCGCGGTTCACAATTTTTAAGTCCGCACCTCCATTTCTATTTAAAACACAAGCAGAGCTTGTGTTGGCATGTGCAGCACTTCATAATTTTCTTCGCAAAGAATGTCGTTCTGATGAATTTCCAGTGGAACCTACTGACgagtcttcatcttcatcttcagtgTTACCAAATTACGAAGACAATGATCATGAACCCATTGTTCAAACACAAGAGCAGAAACGAGAAGATGCTAATATATGGAGGACTAATATAGGTTCAGATATGTGGAGAAATGCTAATAATTAG